Proteins from one Penicillium digitatum chromosome 2, complete sequence genomic window:
- a CDS encoding 3' exoribonuclease family protein (Rrp42), putative, with product MSNQRQASSASQVPHLSPAELSYLYTSLSLPKNPIRPDGRSPTQFRPLSAETTILPGTNGSARIGFADGTQAIVGVKAEVEKTVLAADTLDSRSLAQHGDALNRESEQGSAAVSGQGEWVQMSIEIPGFRDDDALPVFLSEMMRESLVGSVAGGNGDAAKEMAGGLKGRLVINKRWHWRLYIDVLLLSQPLAYPLPLLSLTTHLALLSTKLPKLKSTGEEDPFFDDDWAAAEYLYPRSNTSKSSLSAAPTYPVRPPVTLLVISVGDNVIFDPNREEIAVADAVLAISVTRSSDSETLKLLSIRSIDPPSRLTQPGIPNSENVNMLGATAVPGEEAGGQEEVEGVWRPRRGGVKRSVIARMVKTVLGKGGVGEEVLEGLEGVEVQ from the exons ATGTCAAATCAAAGACAAGCTTCCTCTGCCTCTCAAGTCCCCCACCTCTCACCCGCCGAACTTTCCTACCTCTACACCTCCCTCAGCCTCCCCAAGAACCCAATCCGACCAGATGGCCGCTCACCCACACAATTTCGCCCTCTCTCCGCTGAGACCACTATCTTGCCCGGCACGAACGGTAGTGCGCGTATCGGGTTCGCCGACGGCACGCAAGCGATCGTCGGTGTGAAAGCAGAAGTTGAGAAGACCGTCCTCGCAGCCGACACGCTCGACTCGCGCAGCCTGGCGCAACATGGCGACGCACTGAACCGCGAGAGTGAGCAGGGCTCAGCTGCTGTCTCGGGGCAGGGAGAGTGGGTGCAGATGTCGATTGAGATCCCTGGGTTTAGAGACGATGATGCCCTGCCTGTGTTTTTGAGTGAGATGATGCGGGAAAGTCTGGTCGGTTCTGTTGCCGGTGGGAATGGGGATGCCGCGAAGGAGATGGCCGGTGGTCTGAAGGGGAGACTTGTTATCAACAAGCGGTGGCATTGGCGCTTGTATATTGAT GTCCTACTCCTCTCTCAACCCCTCGCAtaccccctccccctcctctcGCTCACAACCCACCTCGCCCTCCTCAGCACGAAGCTACCGAAACTGAAGTCCACGGGCGAGGAAGACCCCTTCTTTGACGATGACTGGGCTGCCGCGGAGTACCTATACCCACGCTCCAATACTTCCAAATCTTCTCTCTCCGCCGCACCAACATACCCCGTCCGCCCACCTGTAACGCTGCTCGTGATCTCCGTCGGCGACAACGTCATCTTCGACCCTAACCGCGAAGAAATCGCCGTCGCAGATGCCGTCCTGGCCATATCCGTTACGCGCAGCAGTGACTCTGAGACTTTGAAACTGCTCTCGATCCGCTCGATCGATCCACCATCCCGCCTTACTCAGCCCGGTATCCCTAATTCTGAGAATGTTAATATGCTTGGTGCTACTGCGGTGCCTGGCGAGGAGGCCGGCGGTCAGGAAGAGGTCGAAGGTGTCTGGCGTCCGCGAAGAGGCGGTGTCAAGCGCAGTGTCATTGCACGTATGGTCAAGACTGTTCTTGGCAAGGGCGGTGTTGGGGAGGAGGTCCTTGAGGGCCTTGAGGGGGTCGAGGTGCAATGA
- a CDS encoding Meiosis induction protein kinase (Ime2), putative, with protein sequence MTVTYDTPTRGSHTSMATLEDRFEVIKEIGDGSFGSVAVARVRTAGAHIARRGTMVAIKTMKKTFDSLGPCLDLREVIFLRTLPIHPHLVPALDIFLDPLSHKLHICMEYMDGNLYQLMKARDHKHFEGKHVKSILYQILSGLDHIHAHHFFHRDIKPENILVSTSAPNDSAFSRYSSLVTPPSTPPVYTVKIADFGLARETHSKQPYTTYVSTRWYRAPEVLLRAGEYSAPVDMWAMGAMAVEIATLKPLFPGGNEVDQVWRVCEIMGSPGNWYSKSGAKIGGGEWREGSRLAHKLGFTFPKMAPHAMESVLQPPMWPAVFSEFVTWCLMWDPKNRPTSTQALNHEYFADAVDPVRPKSSTSSKLLGRKQSEKSFRSPNLTPGDSPTLSSKPSWFRRSLIVRSDSPVLTAEESPARPPAVTQATVPEIPSVKPRPANPKRATWAHGAPMPILPSIRPVSPLSNSVTAQANATVAHSEASKSSNTSASSKIGRQLSLNSHGNHYSDQNRLEAERILNGSGTHTPTTKESFFSHLRCIPWSNRSSVALDGPTSEPKQGSDSAELDKTPQCAKYSLDSSTLSNVPVHLNNSADGHTKRQSMPQVTGNTPAPISSRTRRAMQMSTHPVHRYETPEEEDELLDEVLNSASKAARRLALTQSMAADSHSGVRRQSENSRTLQNPYPTPSPTAKDSATFGQQSTPSKLNIHKIDPAATNGHWPTPPYEEAELHNKKSDYFARGSNCI encoded by the exons ATGACCGTCACATATGATACACCCACCCGGGGGTCACATACCTCCATGGCAACCCTCGAGGACCGCTTCGAAGTCATCAAGGAGATTGGTGATGGAAGCTTCGGTAGTGTCGCCGTCGCACGCGTACGGACCGCCGGTGCTCATATTGCCCGCAGAGGCACTATG GTTGCAATTAAAACGATGAAAAAGACGTTTGATTCCTTGGGTCCATGTCTAGACTTGCGAGAGGTCATCTTCCTACGAACCTTACCCATTCATCCCCACCTCGTCCCTGCCCTCGATATTTTTCTCGACCCGCTCTCCCACAAGCTTCACATCTGTATGGAATACATGGATGGCAACTTATATCAGTTGATGAAGGCCCGCGACCACAAACACTTTGAAGGCAAGCACGTCAAAAGTATCCTTTATCAGATTTTGTCAGGTCTGGACCACATCCACGCACACCACTTCTTCCACCGCGATATTAAGCCCGAGAATATCCTGGTGTCAACCTCCGCCCCCAATGATTCCGCTTTCAGCCGCTACTCTAGCCTCGTTACCCCTCCTTCCACGCCTCCTGTCTACACTGTGAAAATCGCCGACTTTGGTCTtgctcgtgagactcactCCAAACAACCGTACACCACCTATGTCTCCACGCGCTGGTACCGAGCACCAGAAGTCCTTTTGCGAGCAGGAGAGTATTCGGCCCCAGTCGATATGTGGGCAATGGGCGCCATGGCAGTTGAGATTGCTACATTGAAGCCCCTATTCCCAGGAGGCAACGAGGTAGATCAAGTTTGGCGTGTGTGTGAGATCATGGGTAGCCCAGGGAACTGGTACAGCAAGTCGGGCGCCAAGATTGGCGGTGGTGAATGGCGCGAAGGATCGCGCCTTGCTCACAAGCTCGGTTTCACATTCCCCAAGATGGCACCACACGCGATGGAATCCGTGCTTCAGCCTCCGATGTGGCCCGCGGTGTTTAGCGAGTTCGTCACATGGTGTCTTATGTGGGACCCCAAGAACCGCCCAACGTCTACCCAGGCGCTTAACCACGAGTACTTCGCCGATGCGGTTGATCCGGTACGGCCCAAGTCCTCCACCTCGTCGAAACTGCTGGGCCGCAAGCAGTCCGAGAAGAGCTTCAGGTCACCAAATCTTACCCCTGGTGACTCTCCTACATTGTCTTCTAAGCCCTCGTGGTTCCGGAGATCATTAATCGTACGGTCAGACAGCCCCGTACTAACTGCAGAAGAAAGCCCCGCCCGGCCACCAGCTGTTACTCAAGCCACTGTGCCTGAGATTCCGTCAGTCAAGCCACGTCCCGCGAACCCCAAGCGGGCTACCTGGGCACACGGTGCACCGATGCCAATCTTGCCTTCTATCCGCCCTGTCTCCCCTCTCTCAAACTCCGTTACAGCCCAGGCAAATGCGACTGTGGCACACAGCGAGGCTTCCAAGTCCTCCAACACATCAGCTAGCTCAAAGATCGGCCGTCAATTGTCCCTCAACTCCCATGGAAACCACTACTCGGACCAGAATCGCCTAGAGGCCGAAAGGATACTCAACGGTTCCGGAACCCACACCCCAACCACAAAGGAGAGTTTCTTCTCGCATCTGC GCTGCATCCCGTGGTCGAACCGTTCATCTGTGGCTCTTGATGGGCCTACCAGTGAGCCAAAGCAAGGTTCCGACTCGGCCGAGCTGGACAAGACTCCTCAATGTGCCAAGTACTCATTGGACTCGTCTACACTGAGCAACGTCCCGGTGCACTTGAACAATTCCGCTGACGGCCACACCAAGCGTCAGTCAATGCCTCAGGTCACCGGTAACACCCCAGCTCCTATCTCTAGCAGGACTCGCCGTGCCATGCAGATGTCCACCCACCCGGTTCACCGCTACGAGACCcctgaggaggaagatgagttGCTTGATGAGGTGTTGAACTCCGCCAGCAAGGCAGCTAGACGTCTGGCTCTGACCCAGTCAATGGCTGCCGACTCACACAGTGGTGTTCGCCGGCAGTCAGAAAACTCGCGTACACTGCAGAATCCCTACCCTACCCCGTCACCCACGGCCAAGGACAGTGCTACGTTTGGTCAGCAGTCGACACCGAGCAAGTTGAACATCCACAAGATTGATCCTGCGGCCACAAACGGCCATTGGCCCACTCCTCCTTATGAGGAGGCCGAGCTTCACAACAAGAAATCCGACTACTTTGCCCGTGGATCCAACTGTATCTAA